CCCAAAATCGGGTTTCGGCAACAAACCTGATGCAAGAGCAAACTGGCCAGACCCGCATAATATTACCCCTACCTAATATTATGTGGAAACCTGACCAAGTCTCTGCCTTACCCGACACTGTTTTACCTGACACTACCTTACCTGACATTGTTTTACCTGACACTACCTTACCTGACACTGTCTTAATACCTGAGTCTTTTTCTGAAGAAGGCCTAACTGCCTTACCCGAGTGCGAATCAGATGGCCGGAAATTCCAGCCACAAAATGAAGAGAAACCGGATTCATCAGATGAAACaattaagaaaatcaaagatgaCAATTCGAAACTGAAAATCGATTTGGAGACGTCAGCTACTGAGTTGAGTTTAAAATGTGTGGAAATACAGCGACTGACGGCTGTGACAAACGAACTGAACCAGAAATTACAGAAAACCTCGTTGAAAAACGACGAGCTAATTCTGAAGTTGGCTACTACGAGAAATATGGCTTCGACCAGTCAATCCGACTTCAACGAGACAGAATCAAAACTAACCAAAGAGTTAACAGAGTTGAAAGTTCAGTTGATTATCCAGCAGAAACTgctggaagaaaaggaaatgaatttaGAGTCCATCACACAGGACAAAAAGATGGCAGATCAGAGAGTCGAGGATATCCACAAACAggattttaacctttttttaactgaTTTGACTGAAATGAAGAGAACAACAGAACAGCTGAAGGGggaaaatcaacgaatttcCGAGGCACGCGATGCTGCTATCCTGTCCGCGGAAGAATCCAGAATATTAGCCGAAGAACGACAAGTTGCAATCGATCTCCTTCAGTCGAATATAACTCAATTAAAAACAGAGTTAACTGCATCCGATTCTCAAATCGACGAGCTCAAGAAGGAGAAAGCAGTTCAGCTTAGCAATGTCTCGACGTGGGCAGACACCGAATTACagcttcaaaatgaagtgGCCAATTTGAAAGCTGATACAACGCAACCTCAGAATGAGACCCTATCGGAGGAGACTAAAGATTTTCTCTTTGACCCGATTTCAACGCTGATTCCAAAACTGCATAATGATTTTCCCATACATCTTGAATCACTTTTTCTAGTCGCTCGAGTTTTGCTCGGAAATCTTTAGCCACCTTCACCAGGGTCTCATTTTTATCTTCTAGCAAAGAGTTTTTGCCTACCAGTTCCAAATTACGGATACTTAATTGGCTGTTTAGGTCTTTGAAGCGTTTCAGCTCCTCCGATAGGGTCTCATTCTGAGGTTGCGTTGAATTAGCTTTCAAATTAGCCACTTCATTTCGATACCGAAGACTCGGCTAATAAAGCGACGGAAACCGAACGGGAATTGATGAACTCTGATGGCGCGACCGAAGCACCGGACCGGAAAAAACGTACATGGATGGCAAACTGCTTGCCAAGCGCAAGACTCAAAAGTCAGAGTACGAAGATGGGTTCGCCAATCTACTGAAAACTACAGGGCTCAAGATGGTGGCAAGGGCCAAAAATCTGCAAGATCATGCAATTAATTTAAACGAATTTAAAAGCAAAAGGCAAAGCCCTGAAAAAGAAAGCTAAAACCCTTCAGAAATAAACTAgttaacttttcttatttgttattattttctttttttttttttttttttttgctatctGCTTATTATAACCTTCCAGCCGGAATCCGGAAATGACCATTTTCCACCCGTTATACCTTAGCTGCTGTTGCCGAGAGAGAGTCAGGCATCCCAGTTAGTGCTCTGCCATGTTTTCCGAGCAGGAAAGTGTTGGCTATAGTATCGAGATGAGGAAGCTGGATCCCCATGATTGTCAGTTTCGACTCTTCTACTAGCGCGGCACTGGACTGTAAGGTAACGGAACACATCTAGGCGATTCGATTTCTCAATGGCACCtaaaaaatgtcatttgaatttgaactcgTTGTTCTGGGTGTTGACATGAGTGCTGCGTAGTAAGTAGTACCGTCTTCGTAGGGGTGTCCACAAAGAAATTTCCTACCCCTCCATTTCCATACGAAGCGATACGAAGATACTCGTACGAAGGGAATTCGGTAATAGTACGCAATCGTGACGTACTATTACCACGGTAGTAGGCCTTATTTATTAGTGGATGACGATTGAGGCCGAGGGTTGCCCTTGACGCCCTTGACTGAATTAATCTTGTCTGGGCTCGTCTGGGCTTGGCCAGACTTGTGAAAAAATTGATCGGGAAATCTAGCggttattttaattaatcattATTTATAACTAGATTAAGTATGTGTGATGTAGTATAGTTGAGCGACTGACTAAACGTGCGATGGGATGAAAGATCGAGACCAAACTCAgacaatcttttttaaaaatagcaaaaatgGATTCGTAGGTAGGGTACTGTACTAGGCCCTTCGTACCTCGTAGGCCTATATACATGCAGTAGTACCCTCTTAGGGGCATTCGGCAAACCACTACTAGAAAAGGGGTAAAAGTATAGTTTATCCGAAATTTCCAAGACTTTTCCCGCCTTCGTTCTTTAAAGTTATACGCACGAGTTGCATTGGCGAAACGTTTCTGAGTTCTGCTGTGTTTTCTTATCTTGGGAGGCAGTCCAAGAGTCCAGTTGTCGGTTATTTTATCAGTCACGCAGTCACTTCAACCGTTGAAGTGAGTTTGAACTTTGTTAATCAGTTCAACGTTTTCTCCTTGTTTACGCATTTTAAAGGCTTTGTAAGGctatcgctagatggcgtttgaAGATAAGACATCCAAAATAGACATTAAAATAGAGTAGCCAAGTCAATTTCAATCTAATTGGGCGAAGCAATGATGTTTGGCGTGAACTTTGTTCATATTAATGAGGAAAATAACATTCGGGAAATAGCAATATTTCAAAAGTATCAAATCTTTTAACTATTTTACGAATTGtttgacaaaaataaaaacgaggaAGTTATGGATGCTCTCCGGTTCAATTTCTCGGTAAATATTGTCGAATCAAATCCAGCTGTGACGGAATAGAATATTCTCAATGAATCTTGACATTTTGACCTTAACCCGTTAACCGCTAAAGATTCATCCTCCCTATTCTACATCCGCGCGATCCTACCCTGCATGTCGCCTGTCAACACACGGAAACTCATTAACCACCGAAACTATACTCGTCCAACGTCTCTataatgtccttttttttaaaacaacaacTGGAGGACTCATTTCGATTACCTTGTACAACCTTAAGCCGACCTAAGCTTAAGCAATTGGGTCGCCGATCACCTGGAATGGTCTAACCAAACTAAATCATCATTAGGTAGTAATACGTATTTGGGCCTGGTATGAGCGGCATTCATTAATCTCGTTTAAGAGTTCCAACAGTTGAGATTTCGACAAAGCCACCAGCCAGTGCTATTGTTTTCCCTCCGCGTGAAACCCCAACGGACGCATCGTGACAGCCCAACCCAATCAAAAGAGTCTGCCAACAACATGCGCACAGGCCGAGTCTGAAATCTATACAAAAGAAGATAGTCTAGTTGTTAATGTCTACGTGTTGTGTACAGTGCGTCTCTCTCGGCGCTTCGTCTATTAATAGAACGTGTcaagctttttatttttccttcttcctttcCTTGTGGTCGCGCGCGCGGGCATCAGGGGCGGCCAGAAGCGGTGCCGGCCCGAGAGAGGCGGCCAGTTCCTCCCCGACTGGCACGGAGTCTGGACGCGGGGAGATTtttattgttggttttttttttctctttcctctcGCCTCCCCCTCAATCCacatttcccccctcccgGCCTCCCCCGTGACTCTCTCGACTTTGGCCCAGCAGTTGCGTGAGTGCCGGGCCGTACGGAAATATCACGCTGGGTGTGGTTGgttcccaatttttttcttttcaactggCGGATAAATTATCATCCGCAAAAAACCCACGACGAAgtgttgaagaaaataaaaacgaaaataaatttgtgaCATGGCGGAAGCCGGTGTTCCCCAAGCGTCGTCGGCGGCCCAGCATTCGctccagcggcagcagcagcagcgatcgTCCGGCTCGACCTTGTCGTCCCATCCGCCAGCGACGACGACCATTTCGACCATCGCCGTCCAAAGCGGCGCCACTCGCATTGTCGTCGCCCTCCTCCAggtgacaaaattcaaatcattttgcTATCCAGCAGGCATGTTGCccagcatccagcagcagcctcgCTGCATACATGTGAACTCAGTTCAAATTTAGGACGTTTGTTGGATATTACATATCAAGTGGATGCTGGCGTCAAAGTCATCCGTCTTCGAGTGTATAGAGGCGcagagatttttcttcttcttcttcttcttgtgttccAGTGGCGCATAACTTTCTCCGGCTCTTGTGGGGGCTCTCCTCCTCCTAGGGGCGCCCCCAATCCCgaaatagaaatcaaaataaactcCAACTAAAACACAAGAGGAGCGAGGGGGGAATGTTGAGTAGAACGGAAACGGGTGGGGTGGGAGAACACGTAATAACAAGGAAATATATCTAACATGTAAGCACAACACACGGACCCCGGTGTATATATGTAGTACCACGCGAAAATGCTTGTGATTCTTCCAGAATAGAAAATCATTCGAGGTCTCGTGTCTCTGATGTTGATGATGCCACTGTGTAACTATGCGAATTTTCTGATGTTTGGCCGTCGCTCCAGAATTTGTCGGAGGACATTCCAGACGTTTGCCGAGCGATGCGTTTGGGTTATCTGGTCGAGTGGACGTGGAATGATTACCCATTGGAGCAATTCAAAATGTCCTCCAACTACAGTTTcgctttattttaattttcaaaaattgaaatttaagcgcatgaaaaaaaaaacctttttttttcttttcttaaaaaaaataaaaatgttttgactgTTCCAGTGCTGGGCATTTTAACACCGACCCCAAATAGTTAGACTGTAAtaactgttgaaaaaaaaaagaacttagcTCGGAGAGATTATATACCAGTTGCGCGTTCCAGAATTGCTTCTGCTGCTGGGGAGTGAgtgggggtgggggggaaTGTTGACGATAATGATGCTAAGCAGATGAAGCAGTCAAGCGCTTGCACAACAGTCCCCTGCTTTTCTGAACGTTTGTTATTCTcgttacgccgatgcgcacacAGTCGCACGCGCAAACGAGGATTTATTATCGTCTCTGCTGTGCTGCGATGTCACTTTAATGGAATAACTCTCGCGTGCAGCCAGCCCAGCCCCAGCAGCACCATCTCGCCTAGCTGTGTGTAATGGGCGTCAACATTCGTGTCTATTCTTCACGTTTCGGATGGATGGACGGAACCGTTTATCGCGTTCCGAGTCGATCCCCAAAACTGATGATCCCGATTCCGTCCTATATGGGTATGGCATTCCCATCTGTTGAAGAGATAGCGCCTGTTCgtcttgtatttttctttcttgaggaTAAGACCGTCGTGCTCATGTCGGTACCTCCTTCTGGTTTTTTCTGTATACATCGATCGTGTTTGTTGATTCACGCTTGGCTACATTCTGTCTCTCTTGAACTTATGTTCTACTTTCTGGGTTGTCTTTCCTTTTCCAGAGCAAAGAATGGCTGGAATTGCAGGTGCTGGAAATGAGCCCGGACATGACGAGGATGGGCGATTGCTTCGTGACGTCATCCGATCTTCTCATGGCCCACCAGGACGTTCTCAAGAAGCTTCAGGTACATCAAAAGTCGATAGTCGATAATAATTGAgacatcaaattcaaatggcgTTTTGATATATGGTGATGTTTAAAGAGCAAGCAGAGTCCGGTGGAAGAATTATTGAAACAGGCCGACCAGCTGATTGCCAGTCAACGACCCAGGGCCGAGGTCTACGCGGCCATGGCCGAATCTTTGGGCCAGGCCTGGAAGGATTTGAATTCTTTCCTGGAACAACGCAGGGTCATCCTCGAGTACAACGTCGCCTTTCACAGGTATAtataattgaatcaaatttaTGGCCTCAATTACGTCATCAGTCAACTCTCTCTCAGCGCGTGAGACATCATAAAAGAGACTTATGACCCCTCCTCCCGTAAACAGTAAACGAGACGACTGATTTATTAGCtaacataaaattttattattttatttgcatttttgCGGGTGATTCAAAtcgattgtaattttttcaaattcgttgattaaaaaaacaattaactcAAGTGGATAAATTAAATGTGGCCGAATTCTTGTGGGAGTTATACAGGTCCCCGAATGTTGTTTTCGTTATTCTCTTCCGGGCACCGGTCCAAGACTGTGCGggtccttttgaaaaaaataaaataaaataaaatttgcttTCCGAGTTTTTAaggattttctatttttaaaccgGGAcgagttattttttctttcccgtctCAAAACGACCAGTTTGCTGTTCTATAGCGTCGCAAAAAttgagagctgctgctggaactgcAGCAGTCGGGACCCATTGAAATGAGTCAGTCACCAGAAATCCTATGACCTAGGAGTAGGAGCATCACATTTTTTGAAGTGCGTGGGGGCTGTGCAAAATTGTCTTTCAACCAAATTATTTCCCCTCCAAACGTTTTCAAGTTGTAGCCTATAGACACCATCTAATTAACATATGGTCTATATATATACCGGGCTCATTTCAAGCTTGACGACGGGTTCAAGTGCAGCAGCAGGGTGGGGTACTGGTGCTGAACATGAGCGGCAACAAAAGCCTGTCCGTCCGAAATTCCGCTTGGTTCATGTACGGGAACTTTCCTCTTGAAACTCTCCAAAATCCCTCACgaatttttgtatattttacaTAACGAGTGAgccccattttttattatttcgtattTCCCATAGTCACGCTGAGGATGTCATCGACAAGCTGGCCAGCTTGGACCGGGAGTCGGCCGCCACGTCCACCTTGCCGTCGGACGTCGACAGCATCAAGCGGCTACGCACTAGAATAGAAGAGAGTCGCAAATCGGCGCTCGAGAGCCTCCGGCTGGCCCTACAAGATGGCGAAGTCCTACTGGAGAAACTGACGGCCCTGAAAAATCTGGGCACCCTAGACTCACGGCCCGGCCACATTTTGACGGCCGTCAACGCAGGTAATAATCAAATTCCAGCTGTCGTTTAaaggaattgaaatttttttgtattccgGCCGGAATAAATAGCTTTGAACCAAGTGCGGAGGTGGTTGGAAGCCCTTCATGATCGTCGGCGTCGATCAGAGACGGCCTTCCAGCAGAGACGGGCAGCTCTGGATCAATGGTCGGAGGTGTGTTCGCTGCGGCGCGATCTGGCGGCCACGGAGAAGCGGCTGGAAGCGCTGGGCCGGAACGGCAGCACGGCACTGGGCGACTCTTCGGCCACGGCCGAGcttgtttttaattgtttgtcttttttttttctttccgactTTGAGTcgcaagagcagcagcagcagctcattgGCTCTgccatcaaaagaagaagaagattccaatcgtcgtcttttcttttgaaagttaAACCCGTCGCCTCGTTAAGAAtaagaggggagagagagaaaaaagagccgaGTCTTGTGGCATGACAAGCACCTCGGAGAACGGGCGCGGATTCGAGGATCTGCGTGTCACGCcaaggttcttcttcttcttttttttgtcttgtagatttttatttttatttttatgcttttttaaaaaccccgtcacggagagaaggagaaaaaaaaggagcaataGACAACGCCTCCTACCATCGGAACCGGCTTTTTAATtccatttagttatttttctttttttgatttttcccggGAAAGAGAGAAGCCGATGGCTCTCATTAGGATGGAACAGCAAAACGAGATGATTATCGCCAAAAAACTTGTATGGTCAACTCCTGGGTTGGCTATACTCCCCCCACCAAAGAAAAGATcttagagaaagaaagaaagaaaaagaaaacgaacgaaCCGAAAAGTTCAAAGTTTGGCATCCGCGTGTAACGGAACTATAGCGATGGCACAATAAGCGATGGCCCGTATCGCACCGGGcgggccctttttttcttcttctttcctcttgtCTGAAAGAGACAGATTTTTTtgtggtctctctctcttattcttattttaaaaatattttttgactgATGCATTTCCAACTCTGGAGAATCCCCCAGAAACTTTTTATTAACTATATTTTTTAACCtagattcaattttttgtcgcAGTAATCAGTTGTAACATGGTCGACCGAAACCGTCTCATCACGGCATTGCAGCTGAAAAATCAAGATTCAGATTTTGGTAAATTCGCATGGGGACAGCAATTGAATGGAGAAGTTTTACATGCCCTCGAAACTCAAGGATTAGGAAATCtccaagtgcctttttctgtgGAGGTTAGTTATTGTATTTTGTATCATAATTATTACATCTCATGAATGTATGCAGTTGCACAGATAACGTACtaatctattttttatttttaataatgttatTCAAAGGATGTTGAAAAACTTAAGAGTATCTCTGAGCCTGCACCTCATGGCAAGGGACTGAATGTTGTTGTGGACTCGAATGTAAAAAATGCATGGCAAATTGATGGTTCTAAAATATCAGCAGTCCTACACCCGACAAACTTTATCCACACAACTCTTGCTGACATTTCTGTGCAAGCATTGTACCACCTGCAACTTGGCTGGCTTGTTGAGAATCTTGACAGTGACAATGTGGAAGTCTGCATTGACAAATTAATGCTGTATATGATTCAGGGGGGCACTACAAATGTCTTTGTGAATTAGGATTAGAGCAAGGTAATAAATAGACTCACACTAATTAAATATAGAATAACCAAATTTGATAAACAATTTCtgtaactttttttgtttttattcaggaatatgTGCTGCTGTAACGATTCTTCAACTTCCCGTTCAAAATGGATACCTTGGTGAGCGACTAAAGATCGATCATGGTTCAACtgccaaatattttgaatttgaaaaaggtaGTAACCACTGTCACTTTTTGACGGCTTTCCGTTCCAGTTGTGAACACGAATTAGAACCCATCACATCTGGATGGAGAGCGACTTTGGTGATATCAACTTTGTCTGGAAAAATGCGTTTTATGTTACAAAAATACCGCAGACGTTATCAACGCTCGTCATCCCAGACGTTCTTCAATTGTTAACTGAAATTCGAGCTTCGATCAACCCCTGGTTCACACATTTTAGTCAAGTTACGCAAAGGCCAAACTCTGACTGTCCGGAAATACCTACCGTTTCAGAGACTGGAACTGAAGTTAACCAGCCAATCAGTTGTAACACGGATGCGCTCAACTTGCAAGGTAGGAGGTATCTGCGGGTATCTGTTACTGTACACTGGCGATTATATCATATTTAATACTAATTTATTATTCTAGTTGAAGCAGTTTTGCAACCTTCGCCTATGGTTTTGACCCACGATGTCTCCCGCCAGTTACATTTCGACTTGAAAGTAGCCAATATTGATCGTTATCAGACGTTCCTGGAATATTCATCAAGTACTATAACAAAATTTGGATTATAAGTAATGTGGCTTTAgaccaaaattattatttttcccccaGGCACTGATGTTCGTGACTGCGTAGAAAATCCAATAAATACCAACAAGTTGCACCAGAAAGTATCAGTGGATATGCTCGCATTTCTATTAGAGAACGAGTATCCATTGACGGACCTCAGCTTTTTTGGTTTGAGAGGGCACGAtgcatgtttttctttcccggcTCTTGTTGAGCGGTAACTTGCTTGACGTTCACTTGGCCATCATGAGTCAGCCGGAGATGTCGACCGACTCATCAAGAGAAGAAACGTGTATCGGCGCAGTCCAGATGGAGCATTGGATCAGTTCTAGCAATACGTTATTGCCGTTTAAAAGAATTCTAGTCGACACTAACCAGATCGTAAGCGATTTCCAGCTGAAATCGAGATGTCACATCGCTaaccaagaagaaagaaatgaaaatggcgACCGTGATCCGCATTGTTATCAGAAGCAACCAGTTCTTGTGATATGGCCGAGACATTAGTCATTTCGCATCAAATGCCTCTATGCGTTTGACGACTTATTGGACCAAATGGAACGCCAGCTGCATACCGCGAGTCGCGAAAAGACGATAGAAACTCTACGtcgaattatttccttttgctGCGAGGATCCGCTGGCGGTATTTATGGATTCTACCTGCGCTCCAGGAGAGCGCACCTATCGTCTTTTGCATCTTTGCATCTTTCTTCGAGCCCGACAAGAAGGACTTCAGTTACTGGAACTTATGAGTACGGATTTCCGAAATGCAGAGCTATGCGGAGAATCCCAAAGCCTTTGTTACGAAGGGATTCGCAGCAATGGGGTGGCTCAATTAATAGCCGAATTTGAGTGTCGAGTCAGCGGTACGAGTAAACATTTTCATATTCTAATTCAAACAGCCTCTGATGATAATTTTCATGTTCTTTAGGATGGGCCGCTTGTTCACGTTTGGTGTTGAAAATGATATCTCCGATTCGACTGTCGAATCAGATGGAATTTATCGTTAACCTTGCTGGCTACCTCAGGGATCGCCGCTGTTCAGACGGTGCATTCCAAATTATGGACCGTGTTGCCTTCGTCCTTCCTAAACTCGAGGCGTCCTTTATTGCTAGCCTCGGACAAAAGGATATTGATTCGTACT
Above is a genomic segment from Daphnia pulicaria isolate SC F1-1A chromosome 8, SC_F0-13Bv2, whole genome shotgun sequence containing:
- the LOC124312313 gene encoding coiled-coil domain-containing protein 141-like isoform X2; the encoded protein is MAEAGVPQASSAAQHSLQRQQQQRSSGSTLSSHPPATTTISTIAVQSGATRIVVALLQSKEWLELQVLEMSPDMTRMGDCFVTSSDLLMAHQDVLKKLQSKQSPVEELLKQADQLIASQRPRAEVYAAMAESLGQAWKDLNSFLEQRRVILEYNVAFHSHAEDVIDKLASLDRESAATSTLPSDVDSIKRLRTRIEESRKSALESLRLALQDGEVLLEKLTALKNLGTLDSRPGHILTAVNAALNQVRRWLEALHDRRRRSETAFQQRRAALDQWSEVCSLRRDLAATEKRLEALGRNGSTALGDSSATAELVFNCLSFFFLSDFESQEQQQQLIGSAIKRRRRFQSSSFLLKVKPVASLRIRGEREKKEPSLVA